A single region of the Bernardetia sp. genome encodes:
- the lysM gene encoding peptidoglycan-binding protein LysM gives MGLFSFIKEAGAKVFGKKEEKRQAPDPQIAKHIEEEQKVEKSKLEALKDEVLALNIPVENLNLAFGQSVTVTGKTKTNAEREKIILAIGNVEGVSIVEDKIEVEQPEQEAQFYTVKKGDSLSKIAGEFYGDVKAFNTIFEANQPMLKDPNLIYPGQVLRIPAK, from the coding sequence ATGGGATTATTTTCATTCATTAAAGAAGCAGGTGCAAAAGTTTTTGGTAAAAAAGAGGAAAAAAGACAAGCTCCAGACCCTCAAATTGCAAAACACATAGAAGAAGAACAAAAGGTAGAAAAGTCAAAACTAGAAGCTCTAAAGGATGAAGTGCTGGCACTAAATATTCCAGTAGAAAACTTAAACCTTGCTTTTGGACAGTCTGTAACTGTTACAGGAAAAACAAAAACCAACGCAGAGCGTGAGAAAATTATCTTAGCCATCGGAAATGTAGAAGGAGTTTCTATTGTGGAAGATAAAATTGAGGTAGAACAGCCAGAGCAAGAAGCTCAATTTTATACGGTTAAGAAAGGCGATAGTTTGTCTAAAATTGCAGGAGAATTTTATGGTGATGTGAAGGCATTCAATACTATTTTTGAAGCCAACCAACCAATGCTCAAAGACCCTAATCTTATCTATCCAGGGCAAGTATTGCGTATTCCTGCAAAATAA
- a CDS encoding C25 family cysteine peptidase, producing the protein MNKHIYTFLFALGIVFSFSNKIQAQLYFPPADFSQYMDWIDYDKTYYKLVVDEDAIYRIGFQEILDAGIPASIDPRRLQIYYHGKEIPIRVFGEGDGRLDSLDYIEFYGKRRDSDHDKLLYPNPSQRPTPEISLMGYNSVYFLTYTLSSTEQVKRMETFYEANTQNLEPEPYHLEYQTQNFSSSYVLGPLYPLSFFSSSGRGCLLSDYEDGEGVSGARLARGKGAVQGLAGISIVDYVPDSLQNSEIGFGIMGLVNLEHKARFYYRKGGTSENIFIEEKEFKNYEIARVKKILPDSVGFMEDGRVEFYIEDMVASAGAGQLSYTGGYVQYPQATKMNGEEAKRFYLQPNSQGKSYVEVQNPTEFSRFFDVTDPQNVVEIKADSLQNKRAMIVPKTSTNRVLYALAGTKRVNSITKANFTPITGLEADYVILTAKNLRESFGDISDPVQEYANYRASEQGGNYTPLVVEINQLYNIFSYGETTPLSIRRFANYVLTNGNAKFLFILGKSVGVHEADPNSNDIPPFGYPGSDHMLTAGIVNGGLEPALATARLSAKTPKEVIDYLNKVKEHENLEGDQSWRKRLLHLSGGYSPSEHASFKRYVEGFEDIAKGEYLGAEVKTLSKKTTDFIEFIDISEELNNGVSVITFFGHAGVNFTDIEVGYVSQSPEYSNKGRYPLMLVNGCGTGNAYGSNRSLAEDWTLTPDKGAILFLSHGELGFSGQLRLYTQTFYEEAFTKAENLNEPIGLVMQKMLRTYIARNGFQNEIARAAAQQITLHGDPAVRLIPISKPDYQINNSRVSLVPVNNEDFVNANSDKFRVQIVASNLGIMDIQNRRISVRVRRTYPDGTEDFYSVKDYPSIANEDTLYYDITVGPDQKAKAIGINKFEVFLDYLEDIDESDETNNYASFEYFLQRGAMVTLAPKEYSIVSNTTPTLIAQNSNPFTDVRSYEYEIDTTHLFNSSVKKTIVLQDYITTEWKVDLPILADSTVYYWRVRYADPQGEDNQEWATSSFIYINNSPAGWSQSHVAQFDKATLQGLSYPKETGQWQFQDYSLNFEIQAAGGASAQRGNYFIKMDGETLTSGDCNKGQLLVLAVNSRTGAVYNPKPAAGCDPSLAVAGLPYLILNYLIDNSTLTDYVANMRSQDYIIMMNSINSGKHSAEATVLAQLGFTQAQISQFTARANDAAFVLVGRKGAPAGSALLFNLQTRNDVINESFVLNGLTDNGTVTSSLIGPAASWGNMFRQFDTRGADEWQLDVLGVNFNGAETVLEQNVREDNYALNQIDANQYPYLKLRATLSDSVDRTSPQLDRWQVIYREVPEGVLLYDTLSYRQNTNPQVSAGDSVDIGFRFRNISGSDFSSPLVVRYTVRNDDTGLTTEHFDTLSTLARGEELAFSAKFYSLDYFGDNLLTVFMNPRIQGEQIYENNILQASFTVVPDNVNPVLDVAFDGIKIMDGDIISPTPLIAVQLRDENKFLIREDTVGINLYLSKCDSCERVRLNYDGQNVQYFASQDNNFRLEYRPERLEDGKYTLIVEAEDVSGNRAGAEDYKVNFEVINKSSLTHFYPYPNPFSTNMKFVFTLTGAEVPDDIRIQIMTITGKIVRTITKDELGAIRIGDNVSEFSWDGTDEYGDKLANGVYLYKVDIRNNQLSFEHRETAKDNLFKKNIGKIYIMR; encoded by the coding sequence ATGAACAAACATATATATACTTTTTTATTTGCTTTAGGAATAGTATTTTCCTTTTCTAATAAAATACAAGCTCAGTTATATTTTCCTCCTGCTGACTTTAGTCAGTATATGGATTGGATAGATTATGACAAAACATATTATAAACTTGTGGTTGATGAAGATGCTATTTATAGAATAGGGTTTCAAGAGATTTTAGATGCTGGTATTCCTGCGTCTATTGACCCACGCCGTTTGCAAATCTATTACCACGGCAAAGAAATACCCATACGAGTATTTGGGGAAGGGGATGGACGTTTAGACTCTTTAGATTATATAGAGTTCTATGGTAAACGAAGAGATAGCGATCATGATAAATTGCTTTATCCAAATCCTAGTCAACGACCTACACCAGAAATATCCTTGATGGGTTATAACTCTGTTTACTTTCTTACCTACACTCTTTCTTCAACAGAACAGGTAAAGCGAATGGAGACATTTTATGAGGCAAATACTCAAAACTTAGAGCCAGAACCCTATCACCTAGAATATCAAACACAGAATTTTAGTTCAAGCTATGTTTTAGGACCTTTATATCCTTTGAGTTTTTTTTCTTCTAGTGGACGAGGATGTTTATTAAGTGATTATGAAGACGGCGAAGGAGTATCTGGAGCAAGGTTAGCAAGAGGGAAAGGTGCTGTGCAAGGTTTGGCTGGTATATCGATAGTAGATTACGTACCAGATTCTCTACAGAACTCTGAAATAGGCTTTGGTATTATGGGGTTAGTAAACCTAGAACATAAAGCACGTTTTTACTATCGAAAAGGAGGAACATCAGAAAATATTTTTATAGAAGAAAAAGAATTTAAAAACTATGAAATTGCTAGAGTAAAGAAAATACTTCCTGATTCAGTTGGTTTTATGGAAGATGGAAGAGTAGAGTTTTATATCGAAGATATGGTAGCATCTGCAGGAGCAGGACAATTGAGTTATACAGGAGGGTATGTGCAATATCCACAAGCAACTAAAATGAATGGTGAAGAAGCTAAACGTTTTTATCTACAACCAAATAGTCAAGGCAAATCTTATGTAGAAGTACAAAACCCTACGGAATTTAGTCGTTTTTTTGATGTTACTGACCCACAAAATGTTGTTGAAATAAAAGCAGATAGTTTACAGAATAAGAGAGCTATGATAGTTCCTAAAACCAGTACAAATAGAGTATTGTATGCTTTAGCTGGAACAAAAAGAGTAAACTCCATTACTAAAGCGAACTTTACACCTATCACAGGTTTAGAAGCAGACTATGTTATCTTAACAGCTAAAAATTTGAGAGAAAGTTTTGGAGATATTTCAGACCCAGTACAAGAATATGCAAATTATCGTGCTAGTGAACAAGGTGGAAATTACACTCCTCTAGTAGTAGAAATCAACCAACTTTATAATATATTTTCTTATGGAGAAACTACACCTTTGTCTATTCGTCGCTTTGCAAATTATGTTTTGACAAATGGTAATGCAAAGTTTCTCTTTATTTTAGGTAAAAGTGTAGGAGTTCACGAGGCAGATCCAAATAGCAATGATATTCCTCCTTTCGGTTATCCAGGGTCTGACCACATGCTTACAGCAGGTATAGTAAATGGTGGACTAGAACCTGCACTTGCAACGGCTCGTTTGTCTGCCAAAACACCAAAAGAAGTCATAGATTATCTCAATAAAGTAAAAGAACACGAAAATTTAGAAGGTGACCAAAGTTGGAGAAAAAGACTTTTACATCTGAGTGGAGGCTACTCTCCTTCTGAACATGCTAGTTTCAAACGCTATGTAGAAGGTTTTGAAGATATTGCAAAAGGAGAATATTTGGGTGCAGAAGTGAAAACACTTTCAAAGAAAACCACAGATTTTATTGAGTTTATTGACATTTCAGAAGAGTTAAATAATGGAGTATCAGTTATTACCTTTTTCGGACATGCTGGTGTAAACTTTACGGATATAGAGGTGGGTTATGTAAGCCAAAGTCCTGAGTATAGTAATAAAGGACGTTATCCACTAATGTTGGTAAACGGTTGTGGTACAGGAAATGCTTACGGTTCAAACCGTTCATTAGCTGAAGACTGGACACTCACACCAGACAAAGGAGCTATTTTATTCCTCTCTCATGGAGAACTTGGTTTTAGTGGACAGCTTCGCCTTTATACACAGACATTTTATGAGGAGGCATTTACAAAAGCAGAAAATTTGAATGAACCCATTGGCTTGGTCATGCAAAAAATGTTACGTACTTATATAGCAAGAAATGGCTTTCAGAATGAAATAGCTAGAGCAGCAGCACAACAAATTACTTTGCACGGAGACCCTGCTGTTCGCCTGATTCCTATAAGTAAGCCAGATTATCAGATAAATAATTCTCGTGTAAGTTTAGTACCTGTCAATAATGAAGACTTTGTAAATGCAAATAGTGATAAGTTTAGAGTACAGATAGTAGCCAGCAATTTAGGAATTATGGATATTCAGAATCGCCGAATTAGTGTTCGTGTAAGAAGAACCTATCCAGATGGTACAGAAGATTTTTATTCTGTAAAAGATTATCCTTCTATCGCTAATGAGGATACTTTATACTACGATATTACAGTTGGTCCTGACCAAAAAGCAAAGGCAATAGGAATAAATAAGTTTGAAGTGTTTTTAGATTATCTTGAAGATATTGATGAGTCAGATGAGACCAATAATTACGCTAGTTTTGAATATTTCCTGCAACGTGGAGCAATGGTTACCCTTGCACCCAAGGAATATAGCATAGTAAGTAACACTACTCCAACTCTTATTGCACAAAATAGCAATCCGTTTACAGATGTTAGAAGCTACGAATATGAAATAGATACTACTCATTTGTTTAATAGTTCTGTTAAGAAAACGATTGTTTTACAAGATTATATTACTACTGAATGGAAGGTAGATTTACCTATTTTGGCAGATAGTACAGTATATTATTGGAGAGTGCGTTATGCAGACCCACAGGGAGAAGATAATCAAGAGTGGGCTACTTCATCTTTTATTTACATTAATAATAGTCCTGCTGGATGGTCTCAGAGCCATGTGGCACAGTTTGATAAAGCTACTCTACAAGGACTTTCTTATCCGAAAGAAACAGGACAGTGGCAATTTCAAGACTATTCACTGAACTTTGAAATACAAGCTGCTGGAGGTGCTTCTGCTCAAAGAGGGAATTATTTTATCAAGATGGATGGTGAAACTCTAACCAGTGGAGATTGTAATAAAGGTCAGCTTTTAGTATTGGCAGTAAATAGTCGTACTGGCGCAGTATATAATCCTAAGCCTGCTGCTGGCTGTGACCCTTCACTTGCCGTTGCTGGGTTGCCTTATCTTATTCTCAATTATCTAATAGATAACAGTACATTAACAGATTATGTTGCCAATATGCGTAGTCAAGATTATATAATCATGATGAATAGTATTAATAGTGGCAAACATAGTGCAGAAGCAACAGTTCTTGCTCAACTTGGCTTTACACAAGCTCAAATTAGTCAGTTTACAGCAAGAGCTAATGATGCAGCTTTTGTTTTGGTAGGTAGAAAAGGTGCGCCTGCTGGTTCTGCACTACTATTTAATCTTCAAACAAGAAATGATGTTATCAATGAATCTTTTGTTTTGAATGGACTTACAGACAATGGTACTGTTACTTCATCTTTGATTGGACCTGCTGCTAGTTGGGGAAATATGTTCAGACAATTTGATACTAGAGGTGCAGATGAGTGGCAACTTGATGTATTAGGTGTGAATTTTAATGGAGCAGAAACTGTCTTAGAGCAAAATGTTAGAGAAGATAATTATGCTTTAAATCAGATAGATGCTAATCAGTATCCATATCTAAAGTTACGTGCTACGTTGAGTGATTCTGTTGATAGAACTTCGCCACAACTAGACCGTTGGCAAGTAATTTATAGAGAAGTTCCAGAAGGTGTTTTGCTGTATGACACGCTTTCCTATCGTCAGAATACTAATCCTCAAGTATCAGCTGGCGATTCGGTAGATATTGGATTCCGTTTCCGTAATATTTCTGGAAGTGATTTTTCTAGCCCTTTAGTAGTTCGTTATACAGTTAGAAACGATGATACTGGACTTACAACAGAACATTTTGATACGCTTTCAACTCTTGCAAGAGGAGAAGAACTTGCCTTTAGTGCCAAATTCTATTCTTTAGACTATTTTGGAGATAATTTGCTTACTGTATTTATGAATCCTAGAATACAAGGCGAACAGATTTATGAAAACAATATCTTACAGGCGAGCTTTACAGTTGTACCAGATAATGTAAATCCAGTATTGGATGTAGCTTTTGATGGTATAAAAATTATGGATGGCGATATTATCTCTCCAACACCACTCATTGCGGTTCAGCTAAGAGATGAAAATAAATTCTTGATACGAGAAGATACTGTTGGAATTAATCTTTACTTGAGTAAGTGTGATAGCTGTGAACGTGTAAGGCTCAATTATGATGGTCAGAATGTTCAATATTTTGCCTCCCAAGATAATAACTTCCGTTTAGAGTATCGACCAGAACGTTTAGAGGATGGAAAATATACTCTCATTGTAGAAGCAGAAGATGTAAGTGGAAACCGTGCTGGAGCAGAAGATTACAAAGTAAACTTTGAAGTCATAAACAAATCTAGTCTGACACACTTCTATCCATATCCTAATCCATTTTCTACGAACATGAAATTTGTCTTTACACTTACAGGAGCAGAAGTGCCAGACGACATTCGTATTCAGATTATGACCATTACTGGAAAAATCGTCCGAACTATTACAAAGGACGAGCTAGGAGCAATACGGATTGGAGACAATGTTTCAGAATTTTCGTGGGATGGAACAGATGAATATGGCGATAAGCTCGCCAACGGAGTTTATCTCTACAAAGTAGATATTCGTAATAATCAACTTAGCTTCGAACACCGAGAAACAGCCAAAGATAATCTCTTTAAGAAAAACATTGGTAAAATCTATATTATGAGATAA
- a CDS encoding T9SS type A sorting domain-containing protein → MKSVILFIFLMLLPFSIYAQFTGGDGGGSAKAEIRKQTVLSLEEEQKKAFFENLKVITQKDIVYIKWNDKVKIEYIEIIDVLGKKLNTVYVSDFKNEIKIPFIETKGVYFIRFKSNKEQFFTKKMAY, encoded by the coding sequence ATGAAATCAGTTATCTTGTTTATTTTTTTAATGTTACTTCCTTTTTCTATATATGCCCAATTTACAGGAGGAGATGGAGGAGGTTCAGCTAAAGCAGAAATTAGAAAACAGACTGTTTTATCACTAGAAGAAGAACAGAAAAAAGCCTTCTTTGAAAACTTAAAAGTAATTACACAAAAAGATATAGTGTATATAAAGTGGAACGATAAAGTCAAGATAGAATATATTGAAATTATAGATGTGTTAGGGAAAAAACTCAATACAGTATATGTCTCTGACTTTAAGAATGAAATAAAAATTCCATTCATAGAAACTAAAGGCGTATATTTTATTCGCTTCAAAAGTAATAAAGAGCAATTCTTTACAAAGAAAATGGCTTACTAA
- a CDS encoding DUF4403 family protein, with translation MKTKIYFYIKRNNQQALLILSFLLTVLFISSCKNKKENTAPKILPFDEAIEHQISFLEVPIAFSVEQIEQKINQAIKGTLYADQSFEDKQSDGLKIRVKKVDNIKISVKENVMYYSVPLHIWVSKRMLKTRFFGKKIEKTKEIDFSLRIQLRSEINLNSDWKLETQTKYTGIEWIKKPKLKVLGINFDLAGLLESQLLQKKNDLERVIDKATSNLKIIEKEVSKIWIKIQEPILIEKKISNGTWLLAEPIQIEASKIEGKDKKLFITTRLKTFLRTVVAKKKGEKPSVAFKKLPSLKQNYLLNSNQNDFELNLRGELPYKAINDLLSEQVKDTVLIVPNTDYKLKINDVEVFGSGKQLFMKLQITGDVNSTIYLNGTPRFDSLDKSLHFDNFDYNLQSEEYLLTAADWMLKATVKEEIQKLLVLPMDNYIKKLPNIIQTALSKGKTGKTALFDLQDFDLLPRFIQVDKEHIRIYVKATGKVGIEIIKL, from the coding sequence ATGAAAACTAAGATTTATTTTTATATAAAAAGAAATAATCAGCAAGCTCTGTTGATACTTAGTTTTCTATTGACTGTGTTGTTTATATCTTCTTGTAAGAATAAAAAGGAAAATACTGCTCCTAAAATATTACCTTTTGATGAAGCTATCGAACATCAAATTTCTTTTTTAGAAGTACCAATAGCTTTTAGTGTAGAACAAATTGAGCAAAAGATAAATCAAGCCATCAAGGGAACACTCTATGCAGACCAAAGTTTTGAAGACAAACAGAGTGATGGATTAAAAATTAGAGTAAAAAAGGTTGATAATATTAAAATATCAGTCAAAGAAAACGTAATGTATTATTCTGTTCCTCTTCATATTTGGGTGTCTAAAAGAATGCTCAAAACTAGATTTTTTGGCAAGAAAATAGAAAAAACAAAAGAAATAGATTTTTCACTACGCATACAGCTTCGTTCAGAGATAAACCTCAACTCAGACTGGAAACTAGAAACTCAAACAAAATATACTGGAATTGAATGGATAAAAAAGCCTAAACTCAAAGTATTGGGTATTAATTTTGACTTGGCAGGACTGTTAGAGAGTCAACTCTTACAGAAAAAAAATGACTTAGAAAGAGTAATAGATAAAGCCACTTCAAACCTTAAAATAATAGAGAAAGAAGTCAGTAAAATATGGATAAAAATCCAAGAACCTATCTTGATTGAGAAAAAAATAAGTAATGGAACATGGCTTTTGGCAGAACCCATACAAATTGAAGCTAGTAAAATTGAGGGAAAGGATAAAAAACTCTTTATTACTACTCGTTTAAAAACATTTCTACGAACTGTTGTGGCAAAGAAAAAAGGAGAAAAGCCTAGTGTTGCATTCAAAAAACTTCCTTCATTGAAACAAAACTACTTATTAAATTCTAATCAGAATGATTTTGAATTGAATTTGAGGGGAGAGCTTCCTTATAAGGCTATTAATGATTTGTTGAGTGAGCAAGTAAAAGATACTGTGTTGATTGTGCCGAATACAGACTATAAACTCAAAATAAATGATGTAGAGGTTTTTGGAAGTGGAAAACAATTATTTATGAAGCTCCAAATAACAGGCGACGTAAACAGTACCATCTATCTTAATGGTACTCCTCGTTTTGATTCTTTAGATAAGTCATTACACTTCGACAATTTTGATTATAACTTACAGAGTGAAGAATATTTACTCACAGCTGCCGACTGGATGCTCAAAGCTACTGTGAAGGAAGAAATCCAAAAGCTACTTGTCTTGCCTATGGATAATTATATAAAAAAACTTCCAAATATTATCCAAACTGCACTTTCAAAAGGAAAAACTGGAAAAACAGCATTATTTGACTTACAAGATTTTGACCTCTTACCTCGTTTTATCCAAGTTGATAAAGAACATATTCGCATATATGTAAAAGCTACTGGAAAAGTAGGTATTGAGATTATAAAACTCTAA